GTCAGGGGGACAGGAGGCTTATGCGGTGCGGTGCGGTCACGCGGGATGAAGGGCCGTCGTCCGGCCGGTGGAGCGGAAGGCTCACACCTCACATGGAGCGACAGAGCATGGCGGCGACGCGACACAGGTCTACTGCCCGCCGCTTCGTGAGGTCCGCCTGCTGATGCTTCATAGGCATGGATCGTAGGGACGAACCGGCCACCCTGTCACCGGCGTGTCATATATCGAGACAGGATCGTCCGTATAGCGGGATGAGAAAGCCCCGGACGGCCGCCTCGCGGCCCTCCGGGGCTCCTCGTGCGGCCCGTCCTTCTGCGGATCGGACCGCGCCGTCTCACGATCCGGCCAGTGACACGTCCGTCCCGCTCAGCGTGAGGTGCACACCGGAGTCGTCCGAGGTCAGCGCGGAGAGCTTGAGTCCGGCCGGCAGCCCGTCGTCGATGCGGCGGTCGAAGTCGGTCCGCTTGCGGACCGCGCTCTCGATGCCCGGGATGCCCTCGCCCGGCACGGAGTCCGCACGCACCCGGACGACCTTGCCGCTGCCCGAATCCACGAGCGCGACCGTCGACACCACGCTGCGGGTGACCGACTTGCCGAGGAAGTCCACGGTCGCGGTGACCTTCACCTTGTTCGGCGCGCCGCCGTAGGTCAGGACCACGCCGTTCTGGGAGGCCTTGGTGAGGTCCTCGTACGTGATCAGCGCGGTGCCCTGGGCCCGCTTGGCAGTGCCCCCGCTGTAGTCCCCGTTCAGCTTCACCTCGTGGAACTCGGCCTCGAGCTCCGAGAGGCGCGTCTTGCGGCCGTCGGCGGTGGCGTCCACGCCCGTCAGCTTCAGGTCGACCTGCTCCAGGTCGTGGCTGAGCGCCTGGGTCAGGAAGGGGAAACCGTGGATCTCCACCTCGGCGCTGCCCGCCAGCCCCTGCCGGGACTGGACGCGGTCGGCCAGCCGGTTCTCGGCATAGCCGACCGCCCAGCGGTCGACGCCCACGAACAGGCCCCCCAGCACCACTCCGATGATCACCACGACACGTAGAAAACGCACGTGCCCCTCCCCCTACTAGTCGGTACGTGCGTTCTAGTGGACCATGACCGGCCGTGAGGGCGATGTCAGTGCCGTAGCGGTGCGGGCCCGCCCGGCGCCCTCAGCCCACCACCCGGCCCATCAGGTAGACCGCGGGCGCAGCGGCGGCCAGCGGCAGCGCCACACCGGCCGTCATGTGGACGAACTTGGACGGGTAGTCGTACGCGGCCACGCGCAGCCCGATCAGCGCGCACACCCCGGCCGCCAGGCCGACCAGCGCCCCGCCCGCACCCAGCCCGGTCAGACCACCCACCGCGATGCCCGCACCGGCCGCGGCGGCCAGCGAGACACCGACGGAGGGCGCGGTCGGCAGCGGCAGGGCCCGCGCGAACACGGCGACCGCGACGGCCGCGGCGCCGGTGGCCACCGGCTCCCAGTCCGCCGCCAGGAAGCCGGCGCACACGATGGCCAGCGCGGCGGAGGCCACGGAGGCCATCAGCCCGTACATCCGCTCGTCGGGGTCCGCGTGGCTGCGCAGCTGGAGGACCAGCGTGAGCAGCACCCAGGCCCCGAGGGTGCCGATGATCGCGCCGGGCCCGTACGTACGGTCGACCGCGAGCACCGCTCCGTCGGCGACGAGGGCTCCGGCGAAGGCGAGGACGATGCCCTGGCGGGCCGGCCACATGCCGTTGAGGCGGAACCAGCCGGCCGCGGTGAGGCCCTGGAGGGCGATCAGCGGCACGAGGAGGGCGTACTGGCCGAGCGCCGCGGCACCGGCCAGCAGCAGCCCGAGGGCGGCGGTCAGTATGGCCGGCTGCGGACCCGGGTCGATGATCGGCGACCGGCCCTCGGCGCGGGCCTGGGCGGGGTCGACGGCGCGCAGGGTGTTGCCGCCGAGGGTCGGCGGCGAGTACTCGGCGGGCGGCCCGGGCGCGGGCTGCGCCTGCGGCTGCGGCTCCGGCGGCACCGGGGGGAGGTACGCCGTCTGCTCGGCGGCGGCGTCGGCTCCGGCCGGGGCCTGCGGGGCCGGGTCGCGGAACCAGGCCTCGGGGGCGGCGGCCTGCGGCTGCGCCTGCCCGGGGCCCGGGTAGGGCGGCAGGTACGCGGTCTGCTCGGCGGCGGCTTCGCGCACCGGGGGCAGGTACGCCGTCTGCTCGGCAGCCGCGCCGGCGGCCTCCCGGACGGGGGGCAGGTACGCGGTCTGCTCGGCAGCGGAGCCGGCGGCCTCGCGGACCGGCGGGAGGTACGCCGTCTGCTCGGCAGCCGCGCCGGCGGCCTCGCGGACCGGGGGCAGGTACGCGGTCTCGGCGGCGGAGGCGGCGGAGGCGGCGGAGGCGGCCTGCGGCTCCTCGCGGAACCAGCCCTCCGGCGCGGCCGGGGCCGGCTCCCGCACGGGCGGGAGGTACGCCGTCTGCTCGGCGGCCGAACCGTCGGGCCACGGCGCGGCCGGAGCCTGCGGCTGGGGGTACGCCTGCTGCGGCTCGTCGCGGAACCAGCCCTCGGGCACGGCGGGCTGCTGCTGCGGCTGCTGCTGTTGCTGCGGCACCGGCGGGAGGTACGCCGTCTGCTCGGCGGCCGGACCGTCCGGCCACGGCGCGGCCGGGGCCTGCGGCTGCTCGTCGCGGAACCAGCCCTCGGGCGCGGCGGGCTGCGCCTGCTGCTGCTGTTGCTGATGCTGCGGCACCGGTGGCAGGTACGCCGTCTGCTCGGCGGCCGGACCGTCCGGCCACGGCGCGGCGCCGCCACCGGTCTGCCCCCACTCCCCCTGCGGCGCGGCCGGCTGGCCGGGCACCGAGCCCAGCGGCGGGTGCACCGGCTGGTAGCCGGTCTCCCAGGTGTCGGCCTGCCAGGTCTGGGTTCCGTACGGGTCCTGCTCGGCAGCCTGCTGCTGCTGCCGCTGTCGCTGCTGTTCCTCGGGGGTGCTCATCGGTTTCCGCTCACCCGCCCGCGAACGGCGGGAGCACCTCTACGGTGCCCCCCTCGGTCAGCAGGACGGCATCGTGCGGGCGCTTGCCCACGGGCTCTTCGTTCACGAGGAAGGAGCAGCGCTGCAGGACCCGGGTCAGTTCCCCGGGATGGCGGTCCCGCACCGCGTCGAGCGCCTCGGCCAGCGTGTGCGCCGAGTACGGCTCCTCCGCCGTCTCGGCGGCGGCTTTCGCCGCCGCCCAGTAGCGGATGGTTCCGGTTGCCACTGCAGCTCCTATCGGTCGGCTCCGTCGGCTCTCTACCGTCGGCCTCCATGATGACCCCTCCGGCCCGCCACCCCGGCGTGCCTCCGCGCGCCGTACGTGCGCCCGGAAGGCCCTCGGGACCGGTGGGCGGGCTGCTCGATCCGGCGAAACCAGGGCATACGCAGGAGGAAGGCGTGGCGCGAACCACAGAATGCGGTGCACGGCAGCCCTCGGCCCCGAAAGGGCGGGTGGGCTATTCTGGCGGCGTAGAGGATCCGGGCAACGTAGCCCCCGGGTCCTTTTGTGCTTTCAGCACGTTGAACGGACCGAGAACAGTGGTATCCATCCGGACCCCAGGGCGCGGGGGCCGCGGCGGATGCCAGGCCAGGCGTACGAAGCAGTACCACGCACGTCCTCGACGGGACCGAGGAGGAACCGACGTGATGGACCAGCGAAGCAAACAGGTGCACGGACACCCGACCCGGGCAGGTGGTCGGGCATGAGCTCTCTTCTCCTGCTGACCAATGCCCTGCAGCCGTCGACCGAGGTGCTGCCCGCACTCGGCCTGCTGCTGCACAACGTCCGGGTGGCTCCCGCCGAGGGCCCGGCCCTGGTGGACACCCCGGGCGCGGACGTCATCCTCGTGGACGGCCGCCGCGACCTGCCGCAGGTACGGTCGCTGTGCCAGCTGCTGCGGTCCACCGGACCCGGCTGCCCCCTGATCCTCGTCGTCACCGAGGGCGGTCTCGCGGCCGTCACCGCCGACTGGGGCATCGACGACGTACTCCTCGACACCGCCGGCCCCGCCGAGGTCGAGGCGCGGCTGCGGCTGGCCACCGGCCGCCAGCAGCTGGGCTCGGACGACTCCCCGATGGAGATCCGCAACGGCGACCTGTCGGTCGACGAGGCGACGTACAGCGCGAAGCTGAAGGGCCGGGTCCTGGACCTGACCTTCAAGGAGTTCGAGCTGCTGAAGTACCTCGCCCAGCACCCGGGCCGGGTCTTCACCCGCGCACAGCTCCTCCAGGAGGTCTGGGGCTACGACTACTTCGGCGGCACCCGGACGGTGGACGTCCACGTACGGCGGCTGCGCGCCAAGCTCGGCCCCGAGCACGAGTCCCTGATCGGTACGGTCCGCAACGTCGGCTACCGCTTCGTCACCCCGGAGAAGGTCGAGCGGGCGGCCGCCGAGGCCGCCGCCAAGAAGGCTGCGGCGCAGGCCTCGGCACAGACCTCGGCACAGACCCCGGCACAGGCCTCTGCGCAGCCCGCGCCGCAGGCACCGGAGGACGTAGCCCGTTCGGAGGAAGCTCCTGTGACCATCCAGTCGGCCAAACACCCTGCCCAGAGGTAGGTCACCCCGCGTAGACTCCCGTGCGTGGCCAAGGTGACGCGGGATGACGTGGCGCGACTTGCGGGTACTTCTACCGCCGTCGTGAGCTACGTCATCAACAACGGACCCCGGCCGGTTGCCCCGGCCACGCGCGAGCGTGTCCTCGCCGCGATCAAGGATCTGGGCTACCGCCCGGACCGGGTCGCGCAGGCGATGGCCTCACGGCGTACCGACCTCATAGGCATGATCGTCCCGGACGCCCGCCAGCCGTTCTTCGCGGAGATGGCGCACGCGGTCGAGCAGGCCGCCGCCGAGCGCGGAAAGATGGTCCTGGTCGGGAACTCCGACTACCGGGACGAGCGCGAGGTCCACTACCTGCGGGCCTTCCTCGGCATGCGGGTGTCCGGACTGATCCTGGTCAGCCAGGGCATGAGCGAGCGCGCCGCGACGGAGATCGACGCGTGGGACGCGCGGGTGGTGCTGCTGCACGAGCGGCCCGAGGCGATCGACGACGTCGCGGTCGTCACCGACGACATCGGCGGCGCGCAGCTCGCCACCCGCCACCTGCTGGAACACGGGCACGAGTACGTCGCCTGCATCGGCGGCATCGAGAACACCCCGTCCGTCGGCGACCCGGTGGCCGACCACGTCGAGGGCTGGCGCCGGGCCATGCTGGAGGCCGGTCGGTCGATCGAGGGCCGGCTCATCGAGGCCCCGTACAACCGCTACGACGCGTACACCGTCGCCCTGGAGGTCCTGGCCCGGCCGGACCGGCCGACGGCGATCTTCTGCGCGACGGACGACCAGGCCATCGGGGTGCTGCGCGCCGCCCGTGAGCTGCGCATCGACGTGCCCGAGGAGCTGGCGGTGGCCGGCTTCGACGACGTCAAGGAGGCGGCCCTGACGGACCCGCCGCTGACGACGATCGCCTCGGACCGCCCGGCGATGGCCCGCGCGGCGGTGGACCTCGTCCTGGACGACGCCCTGCGCGTGGCCGGCTCGCGCCGGGAGCGCCTGAAGCAGTTCCCCTCCGCCCTGGTAATCCGCCGCTCCTGCGGCTGCCGCCCTTCTTAACGCGCCGCTCGCACGGCTCGGCCCTGGCGGGCCTTACCGGCTTCGCGCCGCTGCGCCGGCCTCCGGCCGTCGGGTGCCGGGCGGGCCACGGGCCCGGGTCGAGGTCGTCCTTCGCCTGCGGGTAGTGCCCGCTGCGCGGGGCTTGGTCCCCATACCCGCCCTTCCCCCGTTCCCCGGGCGCTGCCCGGACCCGCGCCTCAAACGCCGGCGGGGCTGGGTTCTCAGCAGCACATCCGCGCGGGGCTCAGCCACATCCAGCCCCGCCGGCGCTTGAGGCGCGGGGGTCCGGGGGCTGGCCCCCGGCAACGAACCCGCAGGCGCACGGCTGCCGCAGCCACAACCAGCCCCGCCGGCGTTTGAGGCGCGGGGGTCCGGGGGCTGGCCCCCGGGGGCGGGCCCGCAGGCGCACGGCTGCCGCAGCCACAACCAGCCTCGCCGGCGTTTGAGGCGCGGGGTCTGGGGCGGAGTCCCGGGAGGGCCCGGCGCGCCCTCGCCATCCCAGCGCCTCATGTCGGGCATACGCGGTTCTGTCGGGCTTCTCAGCCGGGACTCAGGAAGCTCTCATGATGCGCGGACAGAGTCGTAGCCATGACCGAGAGCTTCCGCCGCGAAGGCGAGTACCCGCAGGAGAACGGCCCGACCCAGAACGCGCCCTTCGGCGAGGACTGGCAGCGGGGGCGCGACCGGCTGGCGCGGGACGCCCGGGCGGGGGCGTATCCGCCGCCGCCCGCCTACCCGCCGGCGGCTTCGGCGCCCGGCTGGCACGAGGCGCACCAGCCTCCGGTCATCCAGGGCGAGACCCTCCCCGCAGGCCCGGCAGGGCCCGCGCACGCGGCCCGCGCCAAGCGCCCCGTCGCGCTCCTCGCCGCCGTCGCCCTCGCGGCGGCCGTGGTCGGCGGCGGGACGGCCGCCGCCGTGCAGCAGTTCCTCGGCCAGGGCGGGGCCGCCGGCGGAGGCGTGAACGGCACCAACGTCTCGCAGTCCAGCAACGGCACCGTCTCCGGCGTCTCCGAGCAGGTCAGCCCGTCCGTCGTCCGCATCGACACCCGCACCGGCTCCGGCCAGGGCACCGGCTCCGGCATCGTGCTCACCGCCGACGGCGAGATCGCCACCAACAACCACGTCATCAACGGCGCCTCCGCGATCGAGGTGACCATGAGCGACGGCAAGAAGTACCCGGCCAAGATCGTCGGCACCGACCCCGCCAAGGACCTCGCCCTGATCAAGCTCCAGGGCGCGAGCGGCCTCAAGCCCGCCAAGCTCGGCAACTCCGACGGCCTCAAGGTCGGCGACCAGGTCGTCGCCATCGGCTCCCCCGACCGCCTCACCGGCACCGTCACCAGCGGCATCGTCTCGGCACTGAACCGCGAGGTGAACGTCCCGAAGTCCGAGAGCCAGCAGCAGCAGCGGCGCCAGCAGGGCGGCGGCGGGGGCTGGCCGTTCTCGTACGACGGTCAGCAGTTCAACGGCGACACCGGCTCGAACACCACCTCGTACAAGGCCATCCAGACCGACGCCTCCCTCAACCCCGGCAACTCCGGCGGCGCCCTCGTCAACATGAACGGCGAGATCGTCGGGATGCCCTCCGCGATCTACTCCCCCTCCAACGACAGCTCCAGCGCCGGCAGCGTCGGCCTCGGCTTCGCCATCCCGGTCAACACCATCAAGGCCGACCTCGACTCCCTCCGCAAGGGCGGCACGGGCGCCAACACCGGCAGTGGCGGAAGTGGCAGCAGCGACAACGGCACCACCGGCTTCGGCACCTCCTTCTGAGACCCTGGGAGGTGCCCCGCGCACCGACCACCACCCCTGGGGGGACCCACCGTGAATCCTGCCGAAGGCGACCCGCAGCGGATTCTCGTCGTCGACGACGAGCCGGCCGTCCGTGAGGCCCTGCGCCGCAGCCTCGCCTTCGAGGGGTACGCCGTGGCGACCGCGGTCGACGGGCTCGACGCCCTCGACCAGGCGGCCTCGTACGCCCCGGACCTGATCGTCCTGGACATCCAGATGCCCCGGATGGACGGTCTGACGGCGGCCCGCCGGCTGCGCGCCAGTGGCAGCGTCACCCCGGTGCTGATGCTGACCGCCCGCGACACCGTCGGCGACCGCGTCACCGGCCTCGACGCGGGCGCCGACGACTACCTGGTGAAGCCCTTCGAGCTGGACGAGCTGTTCGCGCGCGTCCGCGCGCTGCTGCGCCGCAGCTCCTACGCCGCCCCCGCCGCCGGGGCGGAACCGGACGGGGACGCCCTCACCTTCGGCGACCTGCGCATGGACCTCGCCACCCGCGAGGTCACCCGCGGCGGACGCCCGGTGGAGCTGACCCGTACGGAGTTCACGCTGCTGGAGATGTTCCTCGCGCACCCGCGCCAGGTGCTGACCCGCGAACAGATCCTCAAGACGGTCTGGGGCTTCGACTTCGAGCCCAGCTCCAACTCCCTGGACGTGTACGTGATGTACCTGCGCCGCAAGACCGAGGCCGGCGGCGAGCCCCGCCTGGTCCACACCGTGCGCGGGGTGGGCTACGTACTGCGCGCCGGCGAGAGCGGGCCCGAGTGAGCCCGGCCGCCAGATTCCGCGGCCTGCCGCTGCGCTCCCGGCTGGCGCTGCTGGTCGCGGTCGCGGTGGCGCTGGCCGTGGCCGCGGTGGCGGGGGTGTCCTGGGTGATGGTCCGGGCACAGCTGAACGACCAGCTGAACCAGTCCCTGGTGGCCACCGACCCCAATGAGCAGGTGCTACGCACCCTGCGCGAGGGCTGCGCGACCCGCCCGGCCCAGACGGTGCCGAACATCGCCGAAGAGCTGAACGCGACGGTCCAGATCGTCACCGCCGACGGTGACCGGTGCCTGGTGGACGGGCGAACGGACCTGCCGGTCACCCAAGCCGACCAGCAGGTCGCGTCGACCCCGAACAGCAGCAGGCTGCACGACGTGACGACCGCCGACGGAGTCGACATGCGCGTCTACACCAAGTCCGCCAGTCTCCCCGGCGGCCAGCGCTTCGCGATCTCCATCGCCAAACCCCTCGCCGACATCGACAAGCCCCTGTCCACCCTGGCCTGGGTGCTGCTCCTGGTCTCCGGCGTCGGGGTCGTCGGCGCCGGTGCGGCCGGGCTGTGGGTGGCCCGTACGGGGCTGCGGCCCGTCGACGAACTCACCGGTGTGGTCGAGCACATCGCCCGCACCGAGGACCTGACGGTACGGATCCCCGAGGAGGGCGACGACGAGATCGCCCGCCTGTCACGGTCCTTCAACTCGATGACGGCCGCGCTCGCCTCCTCCCAGGAGCGCCAGGCCCAGCTGATCGCGGACGCCGGGCACGAGCTGCGTACGCCGCTCACCTCGCTCCGTACCAACATCGAGCTGCTCGCGCGCAGCGAGGAGACCGGCCGGGCCATCCCGCCCGAGGACCGCAGGGAGCTGCTCGCCTCGGTCAAGGCGCAGATGACGGAGCTGGCCGCGCTGATCGGGGACCTCCAGGAGCTGTCGCGCCCGGACGCGGCCCCGCACGGGCCGCTGGGGGTGGTGGCCCTGCACGAGATCGCCGCCTCGGCCCTGTCCCGGGCCCGGCTGCGCGGTCCCGAGCTGGTCTTCACCTCGGCCCTGGAGCCCTGGTACGTGCGGGGCGAGGCGGCGGCGCTGGAGCGGGCGGTGGTCAACGTCCTGGACAACGCGGTGAAGTTCAGCCCGCCGGGCGGCGCGGTCGAGGTGTCGCTGCGGGCGGGCGAGCTGACCGTACGCGACCACGGCCCGGGCATCCCGGCGGAGGACCTCCCGCACGTCTTCGAGCGGTTCTGGCGCTCCCCGTCGGCCCGCGCCCTGCCCGGCAGCGGGCTGGGCCTGTCGATCGTGGCCCGTACGGCGGCCCGCGCGGGCGGCAGCGCGGAACTGCGCGCCGCGCCGGACGGCGCCGGCGGCACGGAAGCCCTCCTCCGCATCCCGGGCGCCCCCACCCCACCGCCGTCGCAGATGACGGGCTAGGCGGTCAGCCGTCGCCTGACCTCCGCCGCGAACTGCACCGAACCAGCCGCGGCCAGCCGGTCCAGCAGTCCGTGCAGATCGCGCGGCTCCCGCGCGTACCGGGCGGCCTGCTCGCTCAGTACGCCCGACACCCGCCGCGGCGCCAGCCGCAGCGAGCACGTGGCGGCCCTTCAGGTCGTTGCCCATCACCGGGATCAGCTGCTCGTAGCCGGCAACGGCGCTGTCGGGAAAGGCCGATGCCACAGCACGCTGCAAGACGCCCCAGGGTCAGTCGTCGTAAAGGCCGGCTTCCTCTGTCAGATCGACGAGTTCGTCCAGGCCTGAACGCCGCTTGGCGCGACGTTGCTCCCGGAACTCGATGAGATCTGCGAGCAGCACTCGGCGGTGCCGCCCGGGGCGGGAGTACGACAGCTCGCCCCGATCGAGGATCTTGACGAGGGTGGGCCTGCTGACGCCCAGGAGATCCGCGGCTTCCTGGGTCGTCAGAGTGGTGTGCACGGGGGCGACCGTGACGGCCTTTCCTTCGGACAGGGCGCGTACGACGACGAGCAGCGCCTCGTACACCTCGGCGGGCAATGCCTTGGCCGTCCCGTCGGGCCCCCACAGGACGGCGGGCTCGGCGGCCTCGGGCGCTGCGTCCAGGAACGCGCGCAGCTCTGCGATCTCCGCCCGGTGCTCCGGAAGGAGCGTCCGGTCCTCGGTGATACCAGCCATGTCCAGCCTCCTTCGACTCCGCAAGCATCGCAGAATTCGAAAGAAACGCAACCTGCGCCCGGAGGTCAGTTGTGCCGGATCAGTGAGGTGACCAGGCCGGCTCGGGTGTTGGGGAAGTCCATCGGGACGATGCCGAGGCCGGTGCGGCCGGCCAGTTCGGAGCCGTCGACGAAGGCGTGGACCTGCGGGTTGAGGCGGTCGGAGTTCCAGCGCGGGGGCATGTACGCCGAGGTGCTGGTGTAGTTCACGAAGAGCTTGCCGGGCTGCTGGACGGCCTTGCGGAAGTGGTTCTCGATCCGGCCGCGTTTGGCGAAGGGCTCGGTGTTGTAGTCGTCCTGGATGTCGAAGACGTTGCCGTCGCCGTAGCGCAGGCCGGGCAGTCCGGCGTTGTCGGCGAGCAGGACGACCTTGCCGCGGGCCTGTCCGAGCGCGGGCAGGGCGGCGTCGATCCGGAAGAGCGGGCGCCAGCCCCGGTTGTCGAGGTAGTCGTCGAAGACGGCGCGGAAGGTGGCGTCGCTGTCGGTGGAGTACTCCTGCTTGACCCGCATCAGCACGGTCTCGGAGGGGTGCGCGGCGAGGAAGTTCCCGCAGGCGGCGAGCACGTCGCCGAACATCAGGTTCTGGTAGAACGCGCCGTGGTGGATGGCGAAGGAGCCGCCGGTCACCCGGCAGCGGACGTCGAGGAAGCGGATCCCGGAGTCGAGCTGCTCGGCGATCGAGGTGTTCTGGCAGGCGACGTAGGCCCCGCCCTGGCGGGCGCCGGAGTCGTGGGTGCCGGGGATGGTCATCCGCTGGAGGGCGGTGGAGTCGGCGAGGCCGGACATCCAGTCCTGTGTGCCGAGGGTGCGCGCGGAGGCCGGAGCCACCGCCCCGAGGGACAGGAGCGCGCCCGCGCCCACCGCCGTAACCCCGGTCAGAAAAGCCCGCCGGTCCAGTGCCATGCCCGCCATGCCCGCCCCTTCGCCGACCCGTTGGTGGACGGATTATGGCGTGCGGGACCCGCCTTTACTACCTGTCGGTAGGGACCGGATTTTCCAGCAACTCCACCATTCTGCGCAGCCCTTGGACGAGCTCCTGCCCGGTCGGCGCCTGTTCCGGGTCGGTCAGCGCCTGCACCATCACCCCGCTCAGCAGCGCGAGGTGCACCGACCCGAGGGCCCGTACGTCCTCCTCGGCGACCGCCTCCTCGGACACCCCGGCCAGCTGCGCGGCCACCATGCGCCGGGACCGGCGCTGGCCCTCGGCGAGGGCCGCGAGCAGCTCGGGCGAGGACTGGGCGTGCACGAAGGCCTCG
The Streptomyces sp. NBC_00091 genome window above contains:
- a CDS encoding response regulator transcription factor, whose amino-acid sequence is MNPAEGDPQRILVVDDEPAVREALRRSLAFEGYAVATAVDGLDALDQAASYAPDLIVLDIQMPRMDGLTAARRLRASGSVTPVLMLTARDTVGDRVTGLDAGADDYLVKPFELDELFARVRALLRRSSYAAPAAGAEPDGDALTFGDLRMDLATREVTRGGRPVELTRTEFTLLEMFLAHPRQVLTREQILKTVWGFDFEPSSNSLDVYVMYLRRKTEAGGEPRLVHTVRGVGYVLRAGESGPE
- a CDS encoding response regulator transcription factor, with protein sequence MSSLLLLTNALQPSTEVLPALGLLLHNVRVAPAEGPALVDTPGADVILVDGRRDLPQVRSLCQLLRSTGPGCPLILVVTEGGLAAVTADWGIDDVLLDTAGPAEVEARLRLATGRQQLGSDDSPMEIRNGDLSVDEATYSAKLKGRVLDLTFKEFELLKYLAQHPGRVFTRAQLLQEVWGYDYFGGTRTVDVHVRRLRAKLGPEHESLIGTVRNVGYRFVTPEKVERAAAEAAAKKAAAQASAQTSAQTPAQASAQPAPQAPEDVARSEEAPVTIQSAKHPAQR
- a CDS encoding S1C family serine protease, yielding MTESFRREGEYPQENGPTQNAPFGEDWQRGRDRLARDARAGAYPPPPAYPPAASAPGWHEAHQPPVIQGETLPAGPAGPAHAARAKRPVALLAAVALAAAVVGGGTAAAVQQFLGQGGAAGGGVNGTNVSQSSNGTVSGVSEQVSPSVVRIDTRTGSGQGTGSGIVLTADGEIATNNHVINGASAIEVTMSDGKKYPAKIVGTDPAKDLALIKLQGASGLKPAKLGNSDGLKVGDQVVAIGSPDRLTGTVTSGIVSALNREVNVPKSESQQQQRRQQGGGGGWPFSYDGQQFNGDTGSNTTSYKAIQTDASLNPGNSGGALVNMNGEIVGMPSAIYSPSNDSSSAGSVGLGFAIPVNTIKADLDSLRKGGTGANTGSGGSGSSDNGTTGFGTSF
- a CDS encoding DUF2993 domain-containing protein, yielding MRFLRVVVIIGVVLGGLFVGVDRWAVGYAENRLADRVQSRQGLAGSAEVEIHGFPFLTQALSHDLEQVDLKLTGVDATADGRKTRLSELEAEFHEVKLNGDYSGGTAKRAQGTALITYEDLTKASQNGVVLTYGGAPNKVKVTATVDFLGKSVTRSVVSTVALVDSGSGKVVRVRADSVPGEGIPGIESAVRKRTDFDRRIDDGLPAGLKLSALTSDDSGVHLTLSGTDVSLAGS
- a CDS encoding Ms5788A family Cys-rich leader peptide: MPMKHQQADLTKRRAVDLCRVAAMLCRSM
- a CDS encoding cell wall metabolism sensor histidine kinase WalK — protein: MSPAARFRGLPLRSRLALLVAVAVALAVAAVAGVSWVMVRAQLNDQLNQSLVATDPNEQVLRTLREGCATRPAQTVPNIAEELNATVQIVTADGDRCLVDGRTDLPVTQADQQVASTPNSSRLHDVTTADGVDMRVYTKSASLPGGQRFAISIAKPLADIDKPLSTLAWVLLLVSGVGVVGAGAAGLWVARTGLRPVDELTGVVEHIARTEDLTVRIPEEGDDEIARLSRSFNSMTAALASSQERQAQLIADAGHELRTPLTSLRTNIELLARSEETGRAIPPEDRRELLASVKAQMTELAALIGDLQELSRPDAAPHGPLGVVALHEIAASALSRARLRGPELVFTSALEPWYVRGEAAALERAVVNVLDNAVKFSPPGGAVEVSLRAGELTVRDHGPGIPAEDLPHVFERFWRSPSARALPGSGLGLSIVARTAARAGGSAELRAAPDGAGGTEALLRIPGAPTPPPSQMTG
- a CDS encoding helix-turn-helix domain-containing protein; protein product: MAGITEDRTLLPEHRAEIAELRAFLDAAPEAAEPAVLWGPDGTAKALPAEVYEALLVVVRALSEGKAVTVAPVHTTLTTQEAADLLGVSRPTLVKILDRGELSYSRPGRHRRVLLADLIEFREQRRAKRRSGLDELVDLTEEAGLYDD
- a CDS encoding LacI family DNA-binding transcriptional regulator: MAKVTRDDVARLAGTSTAVVSYVINNGPRPVAPATRERVLAAIKDLGYRPDRVAQAMASRRTDLIGMIVPDARQPFFAEMAHAVEQAAAERGKMVLVGNSDYRDEREVHYLRAFLGMRVSGLILVSQGMSERAATEIDAWDARVVLLHERPEAIDDVAVVTDDIGGAQLATRHLLEHGHEYVACIGGIENTPSVGDPVADHVEGWRRAMLEAGRSIEGRLIEAPYNRYDAYTVALEVLARPDRPTAIFCATDDQAIGVLRAARELRIDVPEELAVAGFDDVKEAALTDPPLTTIASDRPAMARAAVDLVLDDALRVAGSRRERLKQFPSALVIRRSCGCRPS
- a CDS encoding MoaD/ThiS family protein — translated: MATGTIRYWAAAKAAAETAEEPYSAHTLAEALDAVRDRHPGELTRVLQRCSFLVNEEPVGKRPHDAVLLTEGGTVEVLPPFAGG
- a CDS encoding phosphatidylinositol-specific phospholipase C, with the protein product MAGMALDRRAFLTGVTAVGAGALLSLGAVAPASARTLGTQDWMSGLADSTALQRMTIPGTHDSGARQGGAYVACQNTSIAEQLDSGIRFLDVRCRVTGGSFAIHHGAFYQNLMFGDVLAACGNFLAAHPSETVLMRVKQEYSTDSDATFRAVFDDYLDNRGWRPLFRIDAALPALGQARGKVVLLADNAGLPGLRYGDGNVFDIQDDYNTEPFAKRGRIENHFRKAVQQPGKLFVNYTSTSAYMPPRWNSDRLNPQVHAFVDGSELAGRTGLGIVPMDFPNTRAGLVTSLIRHN